A region from the Gammaproteobacteria bacterium genome encodes:
- a CDS encoding peptidylprolyl isomerase — translation MKVPVHGIPRIPGIVCLAALAALGGCGDSAPGDEIVARAAGYELSVDQTADLLARQAQLPDQADVVEAIASLWIDYTLFAVAALEDSTFQHIDLLPLVRQEIEQELVARLRERVIQVDTAFTEEQLRQIYEEQAAGVELRARHILLSLDPGADAATADSVMEFAGGLRERILAGEDFAALAGEFSQDPGTATQGGDLGSFRRGQMVPAFDSAAFALAPGEVSDPVRTGFGVHILRVDERTQIPFEEARPQFEPQLKLGLVSQAEEAYLGRVLSRAEMEPVDGGADIARQLAARPSQRLSRRAAARELFRFEGGAYTASDFHRFLNEQGPPFRAQVRNATDDQLTGLLGNLAQSKVLVNEAEQAGISLSVVEQDSLLMVARTRFTRAARDLELTSLTPAEGESARDAVEAIVRRVMQRIVDGDENIPALGHLSFALREEYRADVFENSFTAVTQRTSEFRVIRGRSQPIQPPDSPVVAPNAPPPGD, via the coding sequence ATGAAGGTTCCTGTACACGGCATCCCACGGATCCCCGGCATCGTCTGCCTCGCGGCGCTCGCCGCGCTCGGCGGGTGTGGCGATTCCGCGCCGGGCGACGAAATCGTCGCGCGCGCCGCCGGCTACGAGCTGTCCGTGGACCAGACCGCCGATCTGCTCGCGCGCCAGGCGCAACTTCCCGACCAGGCCGACGTGGTGGAGGCGATCGCCAGCCTGTGGATCGACTACACCCTGTTCGCCGTCGCCGCTCTGGAGGACTCGACCTTCCAGCACATCGACCTGCTCCCGCTGGTCCGTCAGGAGATCGAACAGGAGCTGGTGGCGCGCCTGCGCGAGCGCGTGATCCAGGTGGACACCGCATTCACCGAAGAGCAGTTGCGACAGATCTACGAGGAGCAGGCGGCGGGGGTGGAACTGCGTGCGCGCCATATCCTCCTTTCGCTCGACCCGGGGGCGGACGCCGCCACCGCCGACAGCGTAATGGAGTTCGCCGGCGGCCTGCGCGAGAGGATCCTGGCGGGAGAGGACTTCGCGGCCCTGGCCGGAGAGTTCAGCCAGGACCCGGGAACCGCGACCCAGGGCGGAGACCTGGGATCCTTCCGGCGCGGCCAGATGGTTCCGGCCTTCGACTCCGCGGCGTTCGCTCTGGCGCCCGGCGAGGTGAGCGATCCCGTGCGCACGGGCTTCGGAGTCCACATCCTGCGGGTCGACGAGCGGACCCAGATCCCGTTCGAGGAAGCGCGCCCCCAGTTCGAGCCACAGCTCAAGCTCGGCCTGGTCAGCCAGGCCGAGGAAGCCTACCTGGGGCGCGTCTTGAGCCGCGCCGAAATGGAACCGGTAGACGGGGGCGCCGACATCGCCCGTCAGCTGGCCGCGCGTCCCAGCCAGCGCCTCAGCCGCCGGGCCGCGGCCCGTGAGCTCTTCCGCTTCGAGGGGGGCGCGTACACGGCGTCGGACTTCCACCGCTTCCTGAACGAACAGGGACCTCCCTTCCGCGCGCAGGTGCGCAACGCGACCGATGACCAGCTGACCGGGCTGCTCGGAAACCTCGCCCAGAGCAAGGTCCTGGTGAACGAGGCGGAGCAGGCCGGCATCTCGCTCAGCGTTGTCGAGCAGGATTCGCTGCTCATGGTCGCCCGCACCCGCTTCACGCGCGCGGCGCGCGACCTGGAACTGACCAGCCTGACGCCGGCCGAAGGAGAATCCGCGCGGGACGCCGTCGAGGCCATCGTGCGTCGCGTCATGCAGCGCATCGTCGACGGAGACGAGAACATTCCGGCTCTCGGACATCTCTCGTTCGCGCTGCGGGAGGAATACCGGGCCGACGTGTTCGAGAACAGCTTCACCGCGGTGACCCAGCGCACCAGCGAGTTCAGGGTGATCCGGGGCCGCTCCCAGCCGATCCAGCCCCCGGACTCGCCGGTTGTGGCTCCCAACGCACCGCCGCCCGGCGATTGA
- the mfd gene encoding transcription-repair coupling factor has protein sequence MNARENAILDLIEATGPFRSLRARLPNAGHELSLGGACGSLGHAVLAALVRATRDRVVVLLAPSPDRAVAAEADLEALVGPDAVAAYPQRESLPYESDDFHIEIEGRRVEAVEAVFGNRCRLLVTTLRALQERGSFPTRLTHLHLTLRTGAEVGLTALAEQLRERGFHKAPLVEEVGQFAVRGGIVDVFSFGSPDPVRVEFMGDEIVSMRRFDILDQRSRGSVAEVRLLPVRLGDGGGPDAPGAPRSLLDLLPSDTLVARWAGHDLKASAEHTWTEVERRHAEAVAGGDEPPPPDTVCLRPRDLLERLAALPRLVVSPAAGGEILFGSEAPPVISRDMKRLKEVLRAGAARGDRTLILCDNEGQIQRLEEILGGQTRLPAGAQLAVGALDGGFILNDSAPRLRVLTDHEIFLRTRRIRRRRRFRGSASLESVAQLTPGDAVVHMDHGIGRFRGLEHVTIGGEEIESILIEYAGAEYLRVPVYRLDLLERWVGGTEGAKPPPVHRIGGKRWKNLRARTEQAIRKVATELLELYARREMAQGHAFAPDTRWQREMESSFLYEDTRDQRRVVEDIKRDMEAATPMDRLVCGDVGYGKTEVAIRAAFKAVQDGRQVAVLAPTTVLVEQHARTFGERLADYPVTIGALNRFRSPKETTRLLGELRRGTLDIAIGTHRLLSKDVVFRDLGLLVVDEEQRFGVRHKERLKRLRASVDVLTLTATPIPRTLQLSLAGLRNLSLIRTPPRDRVPITTHVIPWNDHILYDGLWRELDRGGQVFFLHNRVQTIHSTAEKVRALAPGAAVAVAHGQMGGRQLDQVMLGFVNGDVDVLVCTAIIENGLDVPNANTLIVDRADRFGLAQLYQIRGRVGRSDRHAHCYLVVPDGVSRDAMRRVRVLERHTDLGSGYAVAMRDLEMRGAGNLLGEDQSGYAQAVGVDTYMRLLRKTVERMKRGRTDQPAPRDPEISLAGSAYLPDSYVPESGQKLHLYRRLSRITTKTGLDEFAAELRDRFGTLPPPADRLLDGHVLRLLGRKIGLQRIMVRGRRARLTFRDDMVPRLAALEEPLRDRLIAVEVRRMSPLSLVLRQEGADPLTATLIRALDRLSANRARAA, from the coding sequence ATGAACGCGCGCGAGAACGCCATTCTCGACCTGATCGAGGCAACCGGGCCCTTCCGGTCCCTTCGAGCACGCCTCCCGAACGCCGGCCACGAGTTGTCCCTCGGCGGCGCGTGCGGATCACTGGGACATGCCGTGCTGGCCGCTCTGGTCCGTGCTACGCGAGATCGCGTGGTCGTGCTTCTCGCTCCGTCGCCGGACAGGGCGGTCGCCGCCGAGGCGGACCTGGAGGCCCTCGTGGGCCCGGATGCCGTGGCCGCCTACCCCCAGCGCGAGTCTCTTCCCTACGAGAGCGACGACTTCCACATCGAGATCGAGGGGCGCCGGGTCGAGGCGGTGGAAGCCGTGTTCGGCAACCGCTGCCGCCTGCTGGTGACCACGCTGCGCGCGCTCCAGGAGCGAGGCTCCTTCCCCACCCGCCTCACCCACCTGCACCTCACCCTGCGGACGGGCGCCGAGGTCGGGCTCACCGCTCTGGCGGAGCAACTCCGGGAGCGCGGTTTCCACAAGGCTCCGCTGGTGGAGGAAGTCGGTCAGTTCGCGGTGCGCGGGGGCATAGTGGACGTCTTCTCCTTCGGTTCCCCCGACCCGGTGCGCGTCGAGTTCATGGGTGACGAAATCGTTTCCATGCGCCGCTTCGACATCCTGGACCAGCGGTCCAGGGGGTCGGTCGCCGAGGTGCGCCTGCTCCCGGTCAGGCTGGGCGACGGCGGAGGTCCGGACGCGCCCGGCGCGCCCCGCTCCCTGCTCGACCTGCTGCCGTCGGACACGCTGGTGGCGCGCTGGGCGGGCCACGACCTGAAGGCCTCCGCGGAGCACACATGGACGGAGGTGGAGCGCCGCCACGCCGAAGCCGTCGCGGGCGGAGACGAGCCCCCCCCGCCGGACACCGTCTGTCTTCGGCCCCGGGACCTGCTGGAGCGGCTGGCCGCCCTCCCCCGGCTGGTCGTCTCCCCTGCCGCGGGTGGCGAGATTCTCTTCGGCTCGGAGGCGCCGCCGGTCATCTCCCGTGACATGAAGCGGTTGAAGGAAGTGCTGCGGGCCGGCGCCGCCCGCGGCGACCGAACCCTCATCCTCTGCGACAACGAGGGGCAGATTCAGCGCCTGGAGGAGATTCTGGGCGGGCAGACGCGCCTTCCGGCGGGCGCCCAGCTCGCCGTGGGGGCGCTGGACGGGGGATTCATCCTGAACGACTCGGCCCCGCGCCTGCGCGTCCTCACCGACCATGAGATCTTCCTGCGCACGCGACGCATTCGCCGGCGGCGCCGCTTTCGCGGCTCCGCTTCGCTCGAGAGCGTCGCGCAGCTCACCCCGGGGGACGCGGTCGTGCACATGGACCACGGCATCGGCCGCTTTCGCGGGCTGGAGCATGTCACCATCGGTGGCGAGGAGATCGAGTCGATTCTGATCGAGTACGCGGGGGCGGAGTACCTGCGCGTGCCCGTGTACCGGCTCGACCTGCTGGAGCGGTGGGTCGGCGGCACGGAGGGGGCGAAGCCTCCGCCGGTGCACCGCATCGGCGGGAAGCGCTGGAAGAATCTGCGCGCCCGCACCGAGCAGGCCATCCGCAAGGTCGCCACCGAACTCCTCGAGCTCTACGCCCGCCGCGAGATGGCTCAAGGGCACGCTTTCGCGCCCGACACCCGCTGGCAGAGGGAAATGGAATCGTCGTTCCTCTACGAGGACACGCGCGATCAGCGGCGCGTGGTGGAAGACATCAAGCGGGACATGGAGGCGGCCACGCCCATGGACCGGCTGGTCTGCGGAGACGTGGGATACGGCAAGACCGAGGTGGCGATTCGCGCCGCCTTCAAGGCAGTCCAGGACGGCAGGCAGGTCGCCGTGCTCGCGCCCACCACCGTGCTGGTCGAGCAGCACGCGCGCACCTTCGGAGAGCGTCTCGCCGACTACCCGGTGACCATCGGGGCGCTCAACCGATTCCGGAGCCCGAAGGAGACCACCCGCCTGCTGGGGGAGTTGCGCCGCGGGACCCTCGACATCGCCATCGGCACCCACCGCCTGCTCTCCAAGGACGTCGTCTTCCGTGACCTCGGCCTCCTCGTCGTCGACGAAGAGCAGCGCTTCGGAGTCCGTCACAAGGAGCGTCTGAAGCGGCTGCGGGCCTCGGTCGACGTGCTCACCCTCACGGCGACGCCCATTCCGCGCACCCTTCAGCTCTCCCTCGCCGGCCTGCGCAACCTGTCGCTGATCCGGACTCCGCCCCGCGACCGGGTCCCCATCACCACCCATGTCATTCCGTGGAACGACCACATCCTGTACGACGGCCTGTGGCGGGAGCTCGACCGGGGCGGCCAGGTCTTCTTCCTCCACAACCGCGTTCAGACCATCCACAGCACGGCCGAGAAGGTGCGCGCGCTGGCGCCCGGCGCGGCCGTCGCCGTCGCCCACGGCCAGATGGGCGGCCGGCAGCTCGACCAGGTGATGCTCGGTTTCGTGAACGGTGACGTGGACGTTCTGGTCTGCACCGCCATCATCGAGAACGGCCTGGACGTTCCCAACGCCAACACCCTGATCGTCGACCGCGCCGACCGCTTCGGGCTCGCGCAGCTCTACCAGATCCGTGGCCGGGTCGGGCGCTCCGACCGACACGCGCACTGCTACCTGGTCGTCCCCGACGGCGTTTCCAGGGACGCCATGCGGCGCGTGCGCGTGCTCGAGCGCCACACCGACCTGGGGAGCGGCTACGCCGTGGCGATGCGCGACCTGGAGATGCGCGGCGCCGGCAACCTGCTCGGCGAGGACCAGTCGGGATACGCGCAGGCGGTCGGCGTCGACACCTACATGCGCCTTCTGCGCAAGACCGTGGAGCGCATGAAGCGGGGACGGACCGACCAGCCCGCACCGCGCGATCCCGAGATCTCGCTCGCGGGATCGGCCTACCTGCCGGACAGCTACGTCCCCGAGTCCGGACAGAAGCTCCACCTCTACCGCCGACTGTCGCGCATCACGACCAAGACCGGACTCGACGAGTTCGCCGCGGAGTTGCGCGACCGCTTCGGGACGCTGCCTCCGCCGGCCGACCGCCTGCTCGACGGCCACGTGCTGCGCCTCCTCGGCCGCAAGATCGGCCTCCAGCGCATCATGGTGCGCGGACGCCGCGCGCGCCTCACCTTCCGGGACGACATGGTGCCCCGGCTCGCCGCCCTGGAGGAACCGCTTCGGGACCGATTGATCGCCGTGGAGGTACGCAGGATGTCGCCCCTCTCGCTGGTCCTCCGCCAGGAGGGCGCGGACCCGCTGACCGCCACGCTGATCCGGGCGCTGGACCGGCTGTCGGCGAACCGCGCCCGGGCGGCCTGA